A stretch of DNA from Rattus rattus isolate New Zealand chromosome 18, Rrattus_CSIRO_v1, whole genome shotgun sequence:
ctagcaagcgcaaggccctgggttcggtccccagctcgggggggcGGGGGGTTCAGAGTCCGAAGACTCCTGATTATCAAGGTTTCCCACACTGAGTCATTAGTTAAGGCCTCAAATGCATGCTGAATCATAAAGTTTTCTCTGAACTAAAGCTTggcctggggatgggggtggggtattcCATTACTTTtacttcactttctttttctttattgttttattcttacCACAGTTTCCAAGTTTTTGGATTCCAGGAGCACAGATCTAATTTCTACTCTTTCCCTTATGCCTTCCTTCACCACCACCAACCCAGCCATAACAAGTGGTAAGCCAGCACCTCAATTCTGACGTTACCCCTTTCCTATTTTCACTCCAATTTGAAGTTAGAAAAAAAAGGAGCACTTGCACATCTTCCTCCCATTGTAATTCCTCCTTTAGGTGGGCAAGGTCtttctgggaagatggctcagccccAGTTGCAAGTCTCAACCGTCCATAGGGAAGGCCACATAAGTGCTGCCACTGTCTGCTTAGAATCCTGCCCCACAGGGGTTATTTCAGAAATTGCTGTCGGTGTCGTGACAGATCTCATGCCACGTGGAGGAAGACAACCACCCTAGTATTCCCGGCATAGGTATCCATAAGCCTCAGGATGGAGCAGTCCTGGATGTGAGCCCTGTCCTCCATGCCAGTGCAACTCTCAGCCGCCattccacaccacacagagaaaagcagagccaCATGAGTAATTTCCACCGTGGATGGTTTGCCTTCAATTTCAAGTCTTACATCCCATAGTGGGAACCATGAAACTGATCCTCCCTAGCCCATTTTGGCCTTGCTGTGTAGAGTGGTTTGGTCTGAGGTGTAAAGCGGCTTATTGCTTTCTCTGGAGAGTTATGATAGATATCTATCCAGCCCAGAAAGGACTTCAACAACAGACCAAATGAAGGATTTCCATCCAAGTCCATCAATACATTTATTGAAGGTTACTTACAGGCACGAGTGAGGAGCTACTTAATACTCATAAACGACTACGACACTGAAAAGCCCATTCCAGTATgaatgacagctcacaaaagctacCGTACTGGAGTGTGCCACCAACAGACTTCatcgattctctctctctctctctctctctctctctctctctctctctctctctctctctctctctctcacccataTCCTGGCTATCCTGACGTTTGCGACTCactcatctgcctgcctctgcctcttcaacgataggattaaaggcatcaGCCGCTACACGGATACCATCAGTTAGCCTTCTATGTACACCagtatctctgtagaccaggtgtgGCTGGTGGGATGCATTGTTGATTGGGGAACATAGGGTGTGAGTGTCCAGAATCCCCTGTGAGGGTAATCACAGCTATTCTGATTTTGAAACATTAACAGCCtgtcggggtggggggtggaggtgggggaagtaTTTCACAACAGGTGGCTTAGGAATTGGtcccattctctttccttcccataAACTCTGCTCGAGGGTCAATAGAAGCTACCCCTCATACCTGCACGTTGCAGCATCTCCTTCCCTTTATCCAGGTATTTGAGAAGCCACTTCACGCACCTGCCCTCCAAGAAAGACCTCCATGATGTAGCAATACCAGATGTCTCCCACTTGCGCCTGGTAATCTGAGCCTCCTCGGTATCCACCGCAACCCAGGAGCGCAGGTCCTCAGTTAGAGAGATGTAATCCTGGCCGTCATAAGCAACGTGCTTATACCCACGGAGGAGGCGACGGTCTGGCCCTATGTCACAGCCGAATAGCCACTGGACAGTGTGAGACTCTGTTGAAGCCAAAGAGGTCAACACCGTGTCCTAGGTTAGTCCCGCTCATTGCACATAGCCTGCGCGTGATTGGTCAAAGCCTATTTCAAACTGAAATGAAACCACAGTAAATTTTTGCAGGCATCTCCAGGCTGGCAGGAACTTGCAGATTTCACCAACTCAGGGTATATATTCCATAGGAATACGCGGAGACTGTAGACTATCCTTCTGAGTATGGGGTCACTTACCATTCTCTCTTTGGCTATGGTAACCGAACAGGGTCCACAGTTCGATTCGGCCAAGTATTAAGATCCCCCTGCCTAGGCGTGTCAGCTCCTCCAAATGCTCAGGATCCTGTGCTATAAACGGCACCCGCGGCTCCACCCGCTGACTCGCCAAGTGGCTGTCGAAATTCACGATCTGTGTGTTGTCCACGTAGCCCACGACGGTGAATCGAGGTTTGCGGTAGCCAGGATCGTACAAGGTGGTGGTGAAATACCGCAGGGAGTGTGAGCCTAGGGGTGGTTCTGGGTGAACCCAGGTGGACCTGGGGACAGGTGGACCCTCTGGGAGGACAGCTAGGGTGTGGGACTCCGGACACGGGTTGCAGAAGGAAGCCTGGCAGGGGCTGCCCAATtctaggaggggagggagggttgggcGATGACCAAGATGTAGCTTTCCCAGTGCTATCTCTGGTCAGCGCCCTTCCTCCTTCCCGCAGAGGCGGCTTCACTTTCCACCCGCACTCACCCGCGCCAGCCTGAGTTGGGGCCAGGGAGGTCACCAGCAGCAAAAAGAAGATGCGCGGCACCACGGACCCCATCCTCCGTGTTTGGAGAACTTGTAGAGGTTGGGTCTTTGTTCCTCTCTGTGGAGTTTTACAGCGTTGTGGGTGTGTGGGAGCGGATCCCCATGACTCTCAGTGGTTCTACAAAATTCCCACAAACAACCAAAGTGAACAAGTGTGTGTCCAAACGTTACTGGGGAAAGGGGCTTCCCGTTTGTGGGTTCTTAGAATGTtcttgattaaaaagaaaaaaaaaaaaaaaaaaaagccaataacAAAACCAGCCTCACAAGGACACTCCAGGTCCATTTCCTTAGTtggggaagtggggtggggggcgggagCGGGAGGTGGGGAGACAACAACACTAGCCATAGTCTTAGCAGGGTCTGTCTGGAGTGAAATAGAAGAGTAATACTTTCTGAGTTAGGGTCAGCAATGGAAGAATGTAAACAGCTGTAGAAAGGAGACGAGAAAAAAGGTTAACCTTTTGAGTTATAAATCAGAAAAGCCACAGACTCAGCAGTGACTATCTACAAGGACCTGGGTTGAGGGAGGGACTCCAGGAACGTATTTAAGTACATTATCGAATTTAGGGTAttattatttcttccatttccttcgaATGTTTTCAAATGACCAGCTTTCCAGGAGGGTTGTTTACTGGTCAGGTGATTAACAAGTCTAGTTAGATTAGTTCctaagaaagggggggaggggcacaTTGGTATGCAATATTCTAATCTCCGGGACAGATCAGAATGCAGTCAGATGTGGAAATTAGATTCCATTCttttgaccaaaagcaagttagaCACCCCTACCTTCTCATATGGTAAATGGATGTGAGTGAGTCCATTCTTAATGACCCCGAAGCCTGGTGATGCGTGTCTAGCTGCCTAACACTGGCAGAAGCTCCTACGAACTGACAGCTTGTGAGCCAGAGAAATAATCTCTGGAACAAGGAAAGCGAGATTTGAAAGCGAGATCCAAGATCAGGTACTTTACTCACAGCTGTTCCTCCTGCACCTAGAGCCCTTTACCATGGTCCTGGTATAGAGTCCTGGTATAGAGCTGTGTGTGTCAGGAAGTCCCAACATTTTGGTTTCAGGATCTCCGTATGTTCTCACAGATTATTTAGGACCTCAAACATATTTTATGCAGGGTACATCTCTCGCTCTTTCTCtggttaaaaagtaaaacagcatgctggcaagatggctcagcagttgggagcatgtgttgagttcagttctcagcacctatgtcTTGTGACTCACAGCTGTTAAGTTTCCAACCCTGGACAATTGGCTGAGGGGCCTCTTTAACAGACCAAAGTGGACCGACCAGCCTCCAGATTCTTCTGCATCTCTTAGTCCCAGGGTGTGGCTGGAGTACCCCACCCTCTATCCTGAATTCTCAAGCCCAGGGATTCCACTGTCCTCCTCTCCCTCAACCCCTTTAGGCTCTTCCCTAAGTGATCCAGGCATTTTGGTTCCCTGCCCCTTTTTGTACCTCTGGCCTCCTGGCTGCTACACcgggtttctctcttctctcccttctcctccccgtCTCCCCACATGGCCCAACTCAGTCACATCCATTCTAGACTCTCCTGGATGTCTCCGCCTCTAGctgtgctctcccttttatccacaatatttttttcctcaccatacctaggagcagtcatgtccttttctttcccctttatttcttctttcaatagTCACCTATAACCCAAGCTCTAGGGGATCCATGCAAGGTCTTTGAATATACTTTGAATAAACTTGACCTTGCCTCTCCTGTAAACCCTTCCTGCTCAGTGAGTCTCCTGAGAGACCTTGAAGAACAGACGTTGTCATGCAGTTTTTTCCGCCTCTGTCAAAATGCTTACCGAGACACTGCTACATGCACTGAGCAGCCTTACCTTCCTCCACATCCAAaccatctttattatattttctttgtgttttaccTGCGTGGATGCATGTGTACCACAGGAACAAAGTGCCCACAGAAgtcatcagatcccttgggaatGGTATTACAGTtggctatgagccaccacgtAGATGCTTGGCCttgatcccctcccccacatacacatagaaaattccaaaattaaatgtaatttttttgttattttgtggtaccccacccaccccaggagctgaggactgaactcagggccttgcatttgcttgATACATTGTAGCCAATGACTAAAGAACCAGCATGTGGGAGGTTAGAGTGAGGATGGAGgtttgccatgagtttgaggctagcatgggttacatgagacccctCCTCAACCAAAGAAACATAGATGAGGCTGGGCAACAGTGGCACATGTCAGCCtgatctactgagtgagttccaggatagccagggctacacagagaaactgtgtttcAAAACACCAACCCAaacaacacaaacagaaagaaagaaagatgaacaaGCTTGTATTTTTCCACAGTGTCACAATTGATTATAATAAATTCAGTAAGTGAATTCAGTTTCTGTGATGGGAATTTGGCAGGtaatattgctttctttttttttttttttttttttttgagctggggatcgaaccccgggccttgtgcttcctaagcaagtgctctacccctgagctaaatccccaaccccgctgcttTCTTATCTAATTGAAGCAAACCCATATCCTTTTATTCCAATGTTAATTACTAATAACAATTCAAATATGACATatcacacagtgtgtgtgtgtgtgtgtgtgtgtgtgcgtgtg
This window harbors:
- the LOC116887703 gene encoding patr class I histocompatibility antigen, A-126 alpha chain-like, translated to MGSVVPRIFFLLLVTSLAPTQAGAGSHSLRYFTTTLYDPGYRKPRFTVVGYVDNTQIVNFDSHLASQRVEPRVPFIAQDPEHLEELTRLGRGILILGRIELWTLFGYHSQRENESHTVQWLFGCDIGPDRRLLRGYKHVAYDGQDYISLTEDLRSWVAVDTEEAQITRRKWETSGIATSWRSFLEGRCVKWLLKYLDKGKEMLQRADPPKTNVAHHPRPEGDVILRCWALDFYPADIILTWQRDEEDLTQDMDLVETRPTGNGTFQKWASVVVPSGEEHRYTCRVEHEGLLEPLILRWEPSPSPTTPITGIIAGLVLLGVLVTGTVAAIMMRRKSAGKDGV